The proteins below come from a single Saccharopolyspora sp. SCSIO 74807 genomic window:
- a CDS encoding FadR/GntR family transcriptional regulator, whose translation MSSPETVGSSVVDEAIDRIKRRIESGEFAPGQKLPPEAALASDLELSRLSLREAVRALTMAGVLEVRHGAGTFVTDLRPDRVVDAIGRFLQLSHDTGLRELFECRRVVEPGATSLAATRIDEAQLAELGDRIERMRTLRDPQELVAEDLAFHSDIVAAAGNRTLQSLAGTVAQRTARARIWRALVKDDVLTRTHQQHNDIYRALQDRDSMAAFVAATRHVADVESWVLGRLHGVADDEDVR comes from the coding sequence ATGTCCAGCCCGGAAACCGTCGGCAGCAGCGTCGTCGACGAGGCGATCGACCGGATCAAGCGCCGCATCGAGTCCGGCGAGTTCGCACCCGGCCAGAAGCTCCCGCCGGAGGCCGCGCTGGCGAGCGACCTGGAGCTTTCCCGGCTGTCGCTGCGCGAGGCGGTGCGCGCGCTGACGATGGCAGGCGTGCTGGAGGTCCGGCACGGCGCGGGCACCTTCGTCACCGATCTGCGCCCGGACCGGGTGGTCGACGCGATCGGCCGGTTTCTGCAGCTTTCGCACGACACCGGCTTGCGGGAGCTGTTCGAGTGCCGCCGGGTGGTGGAGCCGGGCGCCACCTCGCTGGCCGCCACCCGCATCGACGAGGCGCAGCTGGCGGAACTGGGTGACCGGATCGAACGGATGCGCACGCTGCGCGACCCGCAGGAGTTGGTCGCCGAGGACTTGGCGTTCCACTCGGACATCGTCGCCGCCGCGGGCAACCGGACCCTGCAATCGCTGGCCGGAACCGTCGCGCAGCGCACCGCCCGCGCGCGGATCTGGCGAGCGCTGGTCAAAGACGACGTGCTCACCCGGACTCACCAGCAGCACAACGACATCTACCGCGCGTTGCAGGACCGGGACAGCATGGCGGCGTTCGTCGCCGCGACCCGCCACGTCGCCGATGTCGAAAGCTGGGTCCTGGGCCGGTTGCACGGAGTGGCGGACGACGAGGATGTGCGTTGA
- a CDS encoding VOC family protein codes for MRINLASVLVDDQEKARRFYTEVLGFQQKHDIPMGGPRWLTVVSPQDPDGTELVLEPSGHPAAGPFKEALVADGIPWTSFAVDDVDAEYERLRDLGVRFTQEPTDMGPVTTAVLDDTCGNLIQIAQQTGE; via the coding sequence ATGCGAATCAACCTCGCGAGCGTGCTCGTCGACGACCAGGAGAAGGCGCGGCGGTTCTACACCGAGGTGCTGGGTTTCCAGCAGAAGCACGACATCCCGATGGGCGGGCCGCGGTGGCTGACCGTGGTGTCCCCGCAGGACCCGGACGGCACCGAGCTGGTGCTCGAACCCAGCGGCCACCCCGCGGCCGGGCCGTTCAAGGAGGCGCTCGTCGCCGACGGCATCCCGTGGACCTCGTTCGCCGTCGACGACGTCGACGCCGAGTACGAGCGGCTGCGCGACCTCGGCGTGCGCTTCACCCAAGAACCCACCGACATGGGCCCGGTGACCACCGCCGTGCTCGACGACACCTGCGGCAACCTGATCCAGATCGCGCAGCAAACCGGTGAGTGA
- a CDS encoding aminoglycoside 6-adenylyltransferase, which translates to MEDPDELLSRVLDFAQAHSGIEAVVQTGSRARGDRVDALSDLDIELIGPAAVELVGDDEWPGTIADVLISVHLANEGPDAPDWPTYLVVFTYGRKIDFTLAGTERIERMTRYGLDGLYQRGYLVRLDKTGVTRGLPASSMTPPERSLPDSEKFAMNQREFWFEATQVPIYLARGDLWPAGLREAEMRSLLLTMLEWNVLARSHHAVDVWHDGHHLDEWLPERYRERIATTHTRYDATDMLGGLRSLVDLYADVAAETSRLVSAELLDLRTRVHAHITAVMNET; encoded by the coding sequence ATGGAAGATCCGGATGAACTCCTCAGCCGCGTACTTGACTTCGCGCAGGCCCATTCCGGGATCGAAGCCGTTGTACAGACCGGTTCGCGGGCCCGCGGCGATCGTGTGGACGCGCTCTCGGATCTCGACATCGAACTCATCGGCCCAGCTGCAGTGGAACTCGTGGGCGATGACGAATGGCCCGGAACCATCGCAGACGTGCTGATCAGCGTCCACCTTGCCAACGAAGGCCCGGACGCCCCCGACTGGCCGACCTACCTGGTCGTCTTCACCTACGGGCGCAAGATTGATTTCACGCTCGCGGGAACCGAACGCATCGAGCGCATGACTAGGTACGGCTTGGACGGCCTCTACCAACGCGGCTATCTCGTGCGCCTTGACAAGACCGGCGTCACACGGGGACTTCCCGCTTCCTCCATGACTCCGCCGGAGCGGTCGCTTCCGGACTCCGAGAAGTTCGCGATGAACCAACGGGAATTCTGGTTCGAGGCCACTCAGGTACCGATCTACCTCGCGCGCGGAGACCTGTGGCCGGCCGGTCTCCGCGAGGCGGAGATGCGCTCACTTCTGCTCACGATGCTGGAGTGGAACGTCCTCGCCCGCTCGCACCACGCTGTCGACGTCTGGCACGACGGCCACCACCTCGACGAATGGCTTCCTGAACGCTACCGAGAGCGAATCGCCACCACCCACACCCGTTACGACGCGACGGACATGCTGGGCGGCCTGCGATCGCTGGTCGACCTCTACGCCGACGTTGCCGCGGAGACCAGCAGGCTCGTGTCCGCCGAACTGCTCGATCTCCGCACCCGCGTCCACGCCCACATCACCGCCGTCATGAACGAAACGTGA
- a CDS encoding exo-alpha-sialidase produces the protein MIRTPALLLGGLLAAAMLPTATPADAAQPAPGAAEPTPETARPTPEATGTPLSPDSGLYPTSVRLAHAGEDNGAVLTGTVSFGADGGSARFYESKDEGATFNEVGRITDPAFADGLCCGSMLELPRQVGDLPEGTLLWTASVGANPEDRRMSLPVWQSQDRGRTWSYLSTCATAPGTGGHWEPELFVDDAGALGCYFADENDPEHSQKLQRAVSTDGVNWAAPEPVVELADPALRPGMPVVRRLPDGRAYLSYEICGAEGPHICAAHFRLSDDGADWGDPAAQDPLLTLGDGRYFAHAPKITVIDDGTSDGRLITVGQELRNADGTVAEGNGATLFASDEPGANDNVALPAPVEVPGARDEPCPNYSSSLAPLADSGRILEVATDYDENGTCRAYYATGDLTG, from the coding sequence GTGATCAGGACACCTGCGCTGCTGCTCGGCGGACTGCTGGCCGCCGCGATGCTGCCCACCGCGACGCCCGCCGATGCCGCGCAACCCGCGCCCGGCGCTGCGGAGCCCACGCCCGAAACCGCCCGACCGACGCCCGAGGCGACCGGAACGCCGCTGTCACCGGACAGCGGCCTCTACCCCACGTCGGTCCGGTTGGCGCACGCGGGCGAGGACAACGGCGCGGTGCTGACCGGAACCGTCAGCTTCGGCGCGGACGGCGGCTCCGCCCGCTTCTACGAGAGCAAGGACGAAGGCGCGACGTTCAACGAGGTCGGCCGGATCACCGACCCGGCCTTCGCGGACGGCTTGTGCTGCGGCAGCATGCTCGAACTCCCCCGCCAGGTCGGCGATCTGCCGGAAGGCACGCTGCTGTGGACCGCGAGCGTCGGCGCCAACCCCGAAGACCGGCGGATGTCGCTGCCGGTGTGGCAGAGCCAGGACCGGGGGCGGACCTGGTCGTACTTGTCGACCTGCGCGACCGCGCCGGGCACCGGAGGCCATTGGGAACCGGAGCTGTTCGTCGACGACGCGGGCGCGCTGGGCTGCTACTTCGCCGACGAGAACGACCCGGAGCACAGCCAGAAGTTGCAGCGCGCGGTCTCGACCGACGGTGTGAACTGGGCGGCCCCGGAACCCGTCGTGGAACTGGCGGATCCGGCGCTGCGTCCCGGGATGCCGGTGGTCCGACGGCTGCCGGACGGTCGCGCCTACCTGTCCTACGAGATCTGCGGCGCCGAGGGCCCGCACATCTGCGCCGCGCACTTCCGGCTCTCCGACGACGGGGCGGACTGGGGCGATCCCGCCGCGCAGGACCCGCTGCTCACCTTGGGCGACGGCCGGTATTTCGCACACGCGCCGAAGATCACCGTCATCGACGACGGCACATCCGACGGGCGGCTGATCACGGTCGGCCAGGAGTTGCGCAACGCCGACGGAACGGTCGCCGAAGGCAACGGCGCAACGCTGTTCGCCAGCGACGAGCCCGGCGCCAACGACAACGTGGCACTGCCCGCTCCGGTCGAAGTACCGGGCGCGCGCGACGAACCCTGCCCGAACTACAGCTCGTCGCTGGCTCCACTGGCCGATTCCGGCCGGATCCTCGAAGTCGCCACCGACTACGACGAGAACGGAACTTGCCGCGCCTACTACGCCACCGGAGACCTGACCGGCTAA
- a CDS encoding AAA family ATPase has product MREIIGRQAELAQVRRAASGTGRVLVITGDAGMGKTTLLDAAAAQGALRASGSESEANLAFAGLHQLLAPVLRRAAGTAEASRLQCAFGIGDGEPDPDVMGLGLAALRLLSDTGGLLVIDDAHWLDRGTLDVLAFLARRIESEPLNLLIGARDDRPLPGLDRLPTLRLEPLDDLSANQVLDALPQAPAGARRLRVLAEAGGNPLALAELAAVPQETGPGPLATTERLEKIFAARAQELPERTRELLLELAAADAPDAVHAPGAGWEPAERAGLVRWTGSRFRFRHPLVRSALYHSAPFEHRRRAHLALGEATRDEPDRRAWHLAAAAGEPDEDVAALMESTAERARRRGGYVAAATALERAADLSPDRGERARRLVLAANSALLTAQAGWVEDLAARVVELTDDPELLASAELRAGQALTVTTRHDAAFAQLSRTASALAQRDPDTALSVLATAAVVGYYSAEPGRNDRVLAALPEIPGPHDPVTRAWVLAVADPAGSRDEVLPQLPDLAAAESGPGRAIAVATIAWLLDETSFAVRLFEQAFDRWRVRGPLPEGLGCAQGWALFESGAWARTRVVAAESVSSGARAELPHVVAGAKTMDGAVLALQGQAGPARELGTAALSMVDPASSRMVAVRARYVLGIAAASEGDHATAYAQLRRAFTPDGDFLHHHQSAVALPELAAAAARLGEPHDAERIVLRAARRLGDDASPRLRALVEHARALLAAEPEQHFTAALADPRTEQWPFERARTLLHQAEWLRRARRIAEARAPLSAALETFRRLGAHPWVARAEAELRAAGAAEPREEHAAPDALAELSPQQQEIIRLAARGFTNRQIGDRMFLSPRTVGSHLYRSFPKLGVSTRNQLRELLQSAR; this is encoded by the coding sequence GTGCGGGAGATCATCGGACGGCAGGCCGAGCTGGCTCAGGTGCGGCGAGCGGCGAGCGGCACCGGGCGGGTTCTGGTCATCACCGGCGATGCCGGAATGGGCAAGACGACGTTGCTGGACGCGGCGGCAGCGCAGGGCGCGCTGCGGGCCTCCGGCAGCGAGAGCGAGGCGAACCTGGCGTTCGCGGGGCTGCACCAGCTGCTCGCGCCGGTGCTGCGGCGGGCCGCGGGCACGGCTGAGGCGTCGCGGCTGCAGTGCGCGTTCGGGATCGGCGACGGGGAACCCGACCCGGATGTCATGGGCCTGGGGCTCGCGGCGCTGCGCCTGCTGTCCGATACCGGTGGGCTGCTCGTGATCGACGACGCGCACTGGCTGGACCGGGGCACCCTGGACGTGCTCGCGTTCCTCGCGCGCCGGATCGAATCGGAGCCGCTGAACCTGCTCATCGGTGCCCGCGATGATCGGCCGCTGCCCGGACTGGACCGGCTGCCCACCTTGCGGCTGGAACCTCTCGACGACCTCTCCGCGAACCAGGTCCTCGACGCGCTGCCGCAGGCACCGGCCGGGGCGCGGCGACTGCGCGTGCTCGCCGAGGCAGGCGGCAATCCGCTCGCACTGGCCGAACTCGCCGCGGTGCCGCAGGAAACCGGGCCGGGGCCGCTTGCCACCACCGAACGGCTGGAGAAGATCTTCGCGGCCCGGGCGCAGGAACTGCCCGAACGAACCCGCGAACTGCTGCTGGAACTGGCCGCCGCCGACGCCCCGGACGCGGTGCACGCGCCAGGCGCGGGCTGGGAACCCGCCGAACGGGCCGGGCTGGTGCGCTGGACGGGATCCCGGTTCCGCTTCCGGCATCCGCTGGTGCGGTCCGCGCTGTACCACTCGGCGCCTTTCGAACACCGCCGCCGGGCGCACCTCGCACTGGGCGAAGCGACCAGGGACGAACCGGACCGGCGCGCTTGGCACCTCGCGGCGGCCGCCGGTGAACCGGACGAGGACGTCGCCGCCCTGATGGAGAGCACCGCCGAGCGGGCCCGCCGCCGCGGCGGTTACGTGGCCGCCGCGACCGCGCTGGAACGCGCCGCCGACCTCAGCCCGGACCGCGGCGAGCGCGCCCGCCGACTGGTGCTGGCGGCGAACTCCGCGCTGTTGACCGCCCAAGCCGGTTGGGTCGAAGACCTGGCGGCGCGGGTCGTGGAACTGACCGACGACCCGGAACTGCTGGCGTCGGCCGAACTCCGCGCCGGGCAGGCGCTGACCGTCACCACTCGTCACGATGCCGCGTTCGCACAGCTGTCGCGCACCGCGAGCGCGTTGGCGCAGCGAGATCCGGACACCGCGCTGAGCGTGCTGGCCACCGCCGCCGTGGTCGGGTACTACTCGGCGGAACCCGGCCGCAACGATCGAGTGCTGGCCGCGCTCCCGGAGATCCCCGGTCCGCATGATCCGGTGACCAGGGCGTGGGTGCTCGCGGTGGCGGACCCCGCGGGCAGCAGGGACGAAGTGCTCCCGCAGCTGCCCGACCTGGCCGCCGCCGAGTCCGGCCCGGGCCGGGCGATCGCGGTGGCGACGATCGCCTGGCTGCTCGACGAGACGTCATTCGCGGTGCGGCTGTTCGAGCAGGCTTTCGACCGGTGGCGGGTGCGCGGGCCACTACCGGAAGGGCTCGGCTGCGCCCAGGGATGGGCGCTGTTCGAGTCCGGCGCCTGGGCGCGGACCAGGGTGGTCGCCGCCGAGTCGGTCAGCAGCGGAGCCCGCGCGGAACTGCCGCACGTCGTCGCCGGGGCCAAGACGATGGACGGGGCCGTGCTCGCGTTGCAGGGCCAAGCGGGCCCGGCCCGGGAACTCGGCACCGCAGCACTGTCCATGGTGGACCCGGCTAGTAGCCGGATGGTGGCCGTTCGCGCCAGGTACGTGCTGGGCATCGCCGCCGCCTCCGAAGGCGACCACGCGACGGCCTACGCGCAGCTGCGCCGGGCGTTCACTCCCGATGGCGATTTCCTGCACCACCACCAGTCGGCCGTGGCGCTGCCGGAGCTGGCGGCGGCCGCGGCCCGGCTCGGGGAACCGCACGACGCGGAGCGCATCGTGCTGCGCGCGGCTCGGCGGCTGGGCGACGACGCATCACCGAGGCTGCGCGCGCTGGTCGAGCATGCTCGCGCCTTGCTGGCCGCGGAACCGGAACAGCACTTCACCGCCGCCCTCGCCGATCCGCGCACCGAGCAGTGGCCGTTCGAACGGGCACGAACCTTGTTGCACCAGGCCGAATGGCTGCGCCGAGCCCGACGCATCGCCGAAGCGCGCGCACCGCTCTCGGCGGCGCTGGAGACGTTCCGCAGGCTCGGCGCCCACCCGTGGGTGGCCAGGGCCGAAGCGGAGCTGCGGGCGGCCGGAGCGGCCGAGCCCCGCGAGGAGCACGCCGCACCCGACGCGCTGGCCGAGCTGAGCCCACAACAGCAGGAGATCATCCGGCTCGCCGCCAGGGGCTTCACCAACCGCCAGATCGGCGACCGGATGTTCCTGTCACCGCGCACGGTGGGATCGCACCTGTACCGCTCGTTCCCGAAGCTCGGCGTCAGCACCCGCAACCAGCTGCGCGAACTGTTGCAGAGCGCTCGGTGA
- a CDS encoding MBL fold metallo-hydrolase, which produces MQSITLGDVEVTRVLEFHGRAMAVDEFFPEIPAEEFEAERSWLDPDFWSPADNGFVSAVQTWVLRSAGRTILVDTGVGNHKERPYSPHWRHLNTDYLGNLARAGVRPEDVDIVVNTHLHVDHVGWNTRLVGRDWVPTFPNATYLLPRADFEYWNPMGEHRPKRALSHQNVFEDSVAPVHQAGLTELWDGERVIDENLRLQPAPGHTPGSSVLQLRSGPDRAVFIGDLLHTPLQLQDPVHNCDFEEDPAAARASRRRLLEFAADNTALVVPAHFGGHGAAEVRRAGDRFEIKNWAAFDRPQRINR; this is translated from the coding sequence ATGCAGAGCATCACGCTGGGAGACGTCGAAGTCACGCGAGTGCTGGAGTTCCACGGGCGTGCGATGGCCGTGGACGAGTTCTTCCCGGAAATCCCCGCCGAGGAGTTCGAGGCCGAGCGGTCCTGGCTGGATCCGGACTTCTGGTCGCCGGCCGACAACGGGTTCGTCTCCGCTGTGCAGACCTGGGTGCTGCGCAGCGCTGGCCGCACGATCCTGGTGGACACCGGAGTCGGCAACCACAAGGAACGGCCGTACTCGCCGCACTGGCGGCACTTGAACACCGACTACCTCGGCAACCTGGCCCGCGCGGGGGTGCGCCCGGAAGACGTCGACATCGTGGTCAACACGCATTTGCACGTCGATCACGTCGGCTGGAACACCCGGCTCGTCGGCCGGGACTGGGTGCCGACGTTCCCGAACGCCACCTACCTGCTGCCGCGCGCCGACTTCGAGTACTGGAATCCGATGGGCGAGCACCGGCCGAAGCGGGCGCTGAGCCACCAGAACGTGTTCGAGGACAGCGTCGCTCCGGTGCACCAGGCGGGCCTGACCGAGCTGTGGGATGGCGAACGGGTCATCGACGAGAACCTGCGATTGCAACCCGCTCCCGGGCACACGCCCGGATCGTCGGTGCTGCAGCTGCGCTCCGGGCCGGATCGCGCGGTGTTCATCGGCGACCTGCTGCACACCCCGCTGCAACTGCAAGATCCGGTGCACAACTGCGACTTCGAGGAGGACCCGGCGGCCGCCCGCGCGTCCCGCAGGCGGCTGCTGGAATTCGCCGCCGACAACACCGCGTTGGTGGTGCCCGCGCACTTCGGCGGTCACGGCGCCGCCGAGGTCCGCCGGGCCGGGGACCGCTTCGAGATCAAGAACTGGGCCGCGTTCGACCGTCCGCAGCGGATCAACCGATGA
- a CDS encoding carboxylesterase family protein, producing MSPAEQNPVVRTNAGRVRGRRSHAGLVFSGIPYAAAPTGPARFSAPRPAPRWAGERDAAMPGPTAPAPRREFGALDMGPFFGPGWVRGADYLTVNVWTPDTATRGLPVMVFVHGGAFVSGSGQAALYDGTGFARDGVVLVTLNYRIGAPGWLSLPGAPDNRGLLDVLAALRWVQEEIARFGGDPANVTLFGQSAGATIVAAALADPAARGLFRRVISQSGNGLGAFVPAQAELVMKRLGQLLGVPVGSLPEVPDERLVDAVEQLGPMDLGLDGHRDPLLRLARFSPVLERQPAVAVAAGAGADADLLIGNNAAEGNLYLAPGGALDSSTMDDVGDVAVQAHPEPDRLVAAYRQQRPSATAGELRAAVLGDGLFGAGTRALADAHAGRGQPTYRYEFAWRSSALGGALGAAHGVELPFVFDSAGEPRLHGPNSLLGDDFSPELAREVHSAWVRFAATGDPGWDRYTLPQRRVRNLARPSATIDDPRPLERAAW from the coding sequence ATGAGCCCGGCGGAGCAGAACCCGGTGGTGCGCACGAACGCGGGCCGGGTCCGGGGCAGGCGCAGCCACGCCGGCCTGGTCTTCTCCGGCATCCCCTACGCAGCGGCCCCGACGGGGCCCGCGCGGTTCTCCGCTCCCCGGCCGGCTCCGAGATGGGCAGGGGAGCGGGATGCCGCGATGCCCGGTCCCACCGCTCCGGCACCGCGGCGAGAATTCGGTGCCCTGGACATGGGCCCGTTCTTCGGCCCCGGCTGGGTTCGCGGCGCGGATTACCTGACGGTGAACGTGTGGACCCCGGACACCGCGACGCGCGGCCTGCCGGTCATGGTGTTCGTGCACGGCGGCGCCTTCGTGTCCGGCTCCGGCCAGGCGGCGCTCTACGACGGCACCGGGTTCGCCCGGGACGGCGTGGTGCTGGTGACGCTGAACTACCGGATCGGGGCGCCGGGCTGGCTGTCGCTGCCGGGAGCACCGGACAACCGGGGACTGCTGGACGTGCTCGCCGCGCTGCGCTGGGTGCAGGAGGAGATCGCCCGGTTCGGCGGAGACCCGGCCAACGTCACCCTGTTCGGCCAGTCCGCGGGGGCGACCATCGTCGCGGCCGCGTTGGCCGATCCGGCGGCGCGCGGGCTGTTCCGCAGGGTGATCTCGCAGAGCGGAAACGGACTCGGCGCGTTCGTACCCGCGCAAGCCGAGCTCGTCATGAAGCGGCTGGGTCAGCTGCTGGGTGTGCCGGTCGGGTCGTTGCCGGAGGTGCCGGACGAGCGGCTGGTCGACGCGGTGGAGCAGCTCGGCCCGATGGATCTCGGGCTGGACGGGCACCGCGATCCGTTGCTGCGGCTGGCACGGTTCAGTCCGGTGCTGGAGAGGCAGCCGGCAGTGGCGGTCGCGGCCGGCGCCGGTGCCGACGCCGATCTGCTCATCGGGAACAACGCTGCGGAGGGCAACCTGTACTTGGCCCCCGGTGGCGCACTGGATTCGTCCACAATGGACGACGTGGGGGACGTTGCGGTGCAAGCACATCCGGAGCCGGACCGGCTGGTGGCCGCCTACCGGCAGCAGCGCCCGTCGGCTACCGCCGGTGAGCTGCGCGCGGCAGTGCTCGGCGACGGCCTGTTCGGTGCCGGAACCCGGGCGCTCGCCGACGCGCACGCCGGACGCGGGCAGCCGACCTACCGCTACGAGTTCGCCTGGCGGTCATCGGCGCTGGGCGGGGCGCTCGGTGCGGCGCACGGGGTGGAGCTGCCGTTCGTGTTCGACTCGGCGGGCGAACCGCGGCTGCACGGCCCGAACTCGTTGCTGGGCGACGATTTCTCGCCGGAGCTGGCTCGGGAGGTGCACTCGGCATGGGTTCGCTTCGCGGCCACCGGCGACCCCGGCTGGGACCGCTACACCCTGCCGCAGCGCCGGGTCCGGAACCTCGCGCGCCCCTCGGCCACGATCGACGACCCTCGTCCGCTGGAACGGGCTGCTTGGTGA
- a CDS encoding helix-turn-helix domain-containing protein gives MVDTADRTLAALASTSLPRAPHLADDLVEQVWGDVYTLDGPVPKDDLRRSCQDNIEGILTTLAGTGPTPEQLMRAARATGSRRAHQHCPLEWVLHAWRLGGQVMWSDLAERTGAEGPEQLRGLLDSAGRLWSVTERFCTEMAVSYHAQEAHGGTDLRMATIMDALLDGRASEVRTEAEHLLGLGRGRRFAVAVAETSGERPVSPQRITNALRRRGITSAWRLRTGCQVGIVALHDTEPGEIATMLREFAVARVGISSALTALLEVGAGYRMAMLALSTLPADRPGTVALDECLPDALALSSPELADRMVDVTFGPVLALPAAERDELLTAVSVWIRSAGSTLRAAKSLFCHRNTVLNRLRRMESLTHLDLSDVTVWPQVLLALSILRREGRVPEQLDAR, from the coding sequence ATGGTCGACACAGCCGATCGCACGCTCGCCGCCTTGGCGAGCACTTCGCTGCCGCGTGCGCCGCACCTGGCCGACGACCTGGTGGAACAGGTGTGGGGCGATGTCTACACCCTGGACGGCCCGGTCCCCAAGGACGACCTGCGGCGTTCCTGCCAGGACAACATCGAGGGCATCCTGACGACGCTGGCCGGCACCGGCCCCACCCCGGAGCAGCTGATGCGCGCCGCGCGCGCCACCGGGAGTCGCCGCGCCCACCAGCACTGCCCGCTGGAGTGGGTGCTGCACGCCTGGCGGCTCGGCGGGCAGGTGATGTGGTCCGACCTGGCCGAACGCACCGGCGCGGAAGGCCCGGAGCAGCTGCGCGGACTGCTGGACTCGGCAGGGCGGCTGTGGAGCGTGACCGAGCGCTTCTGCACCGAGATGGCCGTGAGCTACCACGCGCAGGAAGCGCACGGCGGCACGGACCTGCGGATGGCGACCATCATGGACGCGCTGCTGGACGGCCGGGCCTCCGAGGTGCGCACCGAGGCCGAACACCTGCTGGGCCTGGGGCGCGGGCGGCGGTTCGCGGTGGCGGTCGCCGAAACCTCCGGTGAGCGCCCGGTCTCGCCGCAGCGGATCACCAACGCGTTGCGGCGGCGCGGCATCACCTCGGCCTGGCGACTGCGCACCGGCTGCCAGGTCGGCATCGTGGCGTTGCACGACACCGAGCCCGGCGAGATCGCCACGATGCTGCGGGAGTTCGCGGTCGCACGCGTCGGCATCTCGTCCGCGCTGACCGCGCTGCTGGAGGTCGGCGCCGGTTACCGGATGGCGATGCTGGCGCTGAGCACGCTGCCCGCGGACCGGCCGGGCACGGTGGCGCTGGACGAGTGCCTGCCGGACGCGCTGGCGCTGAGTTCGCCGGAGCTGGCCGACCGGATGGTGGACGTGACCTTCGGGCCGGTGCTGGCGCTGCCCGCGGCCGAGCGGGACGAGCTGCTCACGGCCGTGTCGGTGTGGATCCGCTCGGCCGGTTCCACGCTGCGCGCCGCGAAGTCCCTGTTCTGCCACCGGAACACGGTGCTCAACCGGCTGCGCCGGATGGAGTCGCTGACGCACCTGGACCTCAGCGACGTGACGGTGTGGCCGCAGGTGCTGCTGGCGCTGTCGATCCTGCGCCGGGAAGGCCGGGTGCCGGAGCAGCTCGACGCGCGCTGA